A part of Procambarus clarkii isolate CNS0578487 chromosome 21, FALCON_Pclarkii_2.0, whole genome shotgun sequence genomic DNA contains:
- the LOC138366980 gene encoding MAPK-interacting and spindle-stabilizing protein-like yields MLHRPLLMLDIMLCRPLLMLVLILFLDAGLNDPSTAPDAGHYASPTTTDAGHNAPPTAPDAGHNAPPTVSDAGHNAPPTASDAGHNAPPNAPDVGHNGPPTAPDDGLNAPPTAPDDGLNVPPTNPDAGHNASPTVPDTGPNAPVTAPDARHNAPPIDPDAGLNAPPTFLDVEHNAS; encoded by the coding sequence atgctccaccgaccgctcctgatgctggacataatgctttgccgaccgctcctgatgctggtcTTAATACTCTTTCTTGATGCTGGACTTAATGATCCgtcgaccgctcctgatgctggacattatGCTTCGCCGACTACTacagatgctggacataatgctccaccgaccgctcctgatgctggacataatgctccgccgaccgtttctgatgctggacataatgctccaccgaccgcttctgatgctggacataatgctccaccgAACGCTCCTGATGTTGGACATAATGGCCCACCGACCGCTCCTGATGATGGacttaatgctccgccgaccgctccTGATGATGGACTTAATGTTCCACCGACcaatcctgatgctggacataatgcttcaCCGACCGTTCCTGATACTGGACCTAATGCTCCGGTGACTGCTCCTGATGCTAGACATAATGCTCCACCAATCGATCCTGATGCTGGACTTAATGCTCCGCCGACTTTTCTTGATGTTGAACATAATGCTTCATag